TGAATGCATTAACCATGCACACAAGCGTATGGGCACAGCACTGCGGAAGCTGTGCACAGAAAAGAGGTTGGGGGGCAAGGGTGTGGGAAAGCTAACAGCAAACAAATGCAAAACACTCCAGAATTACTACAGAGGGGCCATTCTTAACAATCAAGGGTCATTGGAGAAAATGAAGGCAGAGATTTGGGCGGGTCTACTGCACTCCATGTCAACAGATGAAAATCCACTCCACACAAGGTGCAGTCCAACGTGGtgttggtaccgcagggcagaggagagtagTAGAACCCCAGAGAGCCACAAGGGACACTCTGCTAACTTTTTGTCGAAGGAGGTGGGGCAGCAGCTCCCAGTCTACCACCGCATGTCAAGAGACAGCCTGCTGCAAAGGATGCAGCATGGTGGCACGCAGAATGCAAACGAATGTTTGAACTCTGTAATTTGGGCCCGCTGTCCGAAAACAGTGTTTGTGGGTCGGAGCAGGCTGGCGGCAGCTGCGAGTATGGCCATAGCCACTTTTAATGAGGGGGCCTCAGCCATGCTGTCGGTCATGGAGAGGCTGTGGCTTGAGAGCACCGTCATCACGCTGAGTGAAATGTCGGCCTCCGACACAGTCAGAGTGGCAAAGGCAGAGGCTACTCTGAATGCATCATCCAAGCGTAAGCGCAAGGTTGTCAgttcagcaaaaaaaataaaaagacaccAGCAGGAACTGAAAGAGGGGCCCACATATGGTGCTGGGATGAGCTAATATGTTATTATTAAAGTGATTCATTGACAGTGTTGTGTTCCCAAGTTGTTGCACAGGCATGTTATAGTTTGGTTTGTCACTGCTTGTTTGTTATTGTCTGTTTGTTTACTTCATAAATTGCTATCCTGCGCCCAATATTTGTTCCAGCCATTCACTGAACCAGTTGTTAAGTAAAATAGCATTCTTGAAGTGCACATATATGGACCAAAACAGGTGATTTCACTTCACAATGGTGCAGTGAATGGGTGGAAGAGATAGGGGGTACAGGATTACAACCTCGAAAGCCAGATCACTGATGATGGTGCACTGTACATGCCATGTTGATACCATTtatgataaaataaaaaatattcaccTGTTATAAATGTAATAGAGTAATCAGTTTTAGTGTAATACATGCATATCTTCATCCTGCATTCATCCTAATGCCATTTTTTAATGTATGTTGTGACTTTTAACAGAAATTGTGAAGTCAAAttgggtttgtatgtgtttggTTTTAAATTCCACTAAGAAAAATACACGGGGGGAAAACATAGAAAAAATGGGTGGTATTTAAGCTGTACCAAGTACCAAGCGAGTTAGCTGATTAGTTAGAGCAGCGCGATGtggctgatcagcgtcagctgcGCTCGTTTGTACTGATCTGGTCTGCGCGCCAAATTCAAGCGCAGGTGGTTTAATTAGGCTGCTCAGCTCAGTTTGGGGAAACGCTGCTGAAAACCACATGTACAAAATTGCCGTGCTTGGTTAACAGTTTGAAGATATTGTGCATACGTGACTCTGGAGACTGGGGAGGCAACCGGTAAGAGATTGTTTGTATTTTAGATGTTTAGTGAACTGGCGCTCAATTGCGTTCAGTTTGTTTGCTGTAGTGTCCGATGTTTGCGCATGTGTTTGCAACCATTGTCGAGCTATTGTTTAATGTGAAAAGTAAATGTAGTCTTAAACAGCCGGGCACACATTCGCTCTGTTTATGGTGCTCGCAGTGCAGTGGCTGTGGATTGTTTAAAGCCACGCTGCCCAATCGGCCGTTGGGTCGATAGTTTATAGTGCAGTCAATTATGCTAAAAAAATGTCACTCAGGTAAATCAAATGCGTGCTCTCTTGTAGCTTTTATACAACATCTTAAATTCATATTGCTGGTTTCTGGGTTTACTGTTGACATATTGCAGAGTTTATTTTGGTATATTTATTAcaagcacatttgcacatttcataTTAATGTTGGCTTTCTTGCAcagaattgtattttgtattttgcacATGAGCAGTGCGTGTTAACTATACTAAACATCTTGTCTTGTCTACTGTTTAGGTTTTTTACCTAATGGGCTGACCTGCTACTACCACGAATTGTTCCTCCTGCTAACAAACTCAACTCAATGAACTTGTGGCCCGAATTTAAAtacaaagagaaaaaaggaaaagtcAAAAGGAAACAACTCTTGTCTTGTCTAGTCCTTTGAGTGGAATCCAGTGCACCTTCAAACTCCACCAGAAGTCACTTCCTTTTTCGAGTTGGGGAAAATGCACAAATCAAAATAACCACATGAAAAATCCAAGCAAACCCAGAACAACTTGACAGAAATCTATGGATTTTTCCTATACAAATCTTTAacggccattttctcaaaatgaggTTTTCCTCATACTCAAAGGCCTAAAACTCCACTTCTGTATGACTTACATACACCAAACTTTCTGGTCCTATTCCTGACTGTATTTGGAAGATTCTGTCACAGGATTTTGTTGTTATATCCTTATTTCCTCTTAAAATGAggcgaaaaatcacattttcagggcTAATAGCAGTTTTTAAAGATTTTCTGGGAAACAAAATGAGATATCCATGAACCCCTGTGACAAAATCTTTTAAATTGCTGtaataacacaatgaaaaaaagaattttgagtctgactcttccacatgtcaagttttacacttttgaatatatatgcaaattagcgcataattaattagacatagcctaattaccatatttaaatataagatttcagaaaacttccaatacattttttttctcctatatgtatgagtaatccactggaaaagtttcatggtgatatctgcaagttaatttttttagcctattcacctttagtgtctcgccttaaatcaatgaaataataaaatatgatgaactcagtgaaacaattaggtgtgcagtatacccctaacctgtcttacttgcagaagtggtcactaactaatgtccataatgtccatgACGCCATCTTGTTGTTGCcagacaagtctctctctctctctcttgcccatcgctctgtctctctctccagtgaaaCCTGTTGGAAACTCACTCAGTCCTCGTAGCTACCCTTATGGGCAGCTGTCGTTGCTCCTGTAGATCCATTCTTTGCATGTGTCCATAGCATACCCTCCAGGTGAGGACCATCCGAGCCTTGGAAACACTCAGACAACCATCTGCGGAGAAGGCATCACGAGACACCCCCTACAACTcatcaggtccaactgacctcagctccttgaactctgtccatcgtccatcctggaacgtctcctgacgcccctttgtcacttgaaacaactcagtccactttcaatcagaaagaaacaccgtccattaatccacaaaactttcaaaacaacagtcgttgatcctccgtaaacagcaacagatcatctcagcagagacaaccctttgatgacctcagtccaactgtccatgatgaacttttccctcacttgagagacagctctgtccttgagagagattcccagagaggcagagagatcatccactggcaaccttccatgtcctcttcgaccactcctcaATTTCACCTGTAACTACAAACCAATGTTAGCACGCACCCAAATTATTTCACCATTTTCAACAATCAGTGTCACACTTCTTtggcaaaatatatatttttaatttctacactctaccccccttccacagagaatagaattattttctgtggaacaggtcaacttctcatatctgagaggtacttTGTGCCTACTGCAATCTCACAAATGCTTTGCACGCTTACAGTATTAAAACTCCAAGTCTCCAACGTTAacgttaaccaaaataaaataagttccccaaaataaagtaaatcCCAAAAAGTGTACTTGTATGTGATCATCAATGTCAGATATGACTACATGTCAACTAACTTCAGTCTTTATGCTTTACATCTAACTTTgacttaaaggggtcctattatgctttttcatgtccactacccatttattgggttacacagcatctgttgtatgtaaaagcttggtgaaagctgcatttcacaaattggcctcttgggggagaattt
This genomic stretch from Engraulis encrasicolus isolate BLACKSEA-1 unplaced genomic scaffold, IST_EnEncr_1.0 scaffold_39_np1212, whole genome shotgun sequence harbors:
- the LOC134443918 gene encoding uncharacterized protein LOC134443918; its protein translation is MESLQKTRELIRQAYADVNVEVAEQLKNEADAVINISVSFDGTWQKRGFTSHCGIGVCIDILTGLVIDYEVLSSYCHSCAIKENAKNEGKMTEQELTSWRETHSDCSKNFTGSSKAMEQEAAKRMWARSVSRHQMRYTEMLSDGDSAAFREVTSLNPYPGHEIVKLECINHAHKRMGTALRKLCTEKRLGGKGVGKLTANKCKTLQNYYRGAILNNQGSLEKMKAEIWAGLLHSMSTDENPLHTRCSPTWCWYRRAEESSRTPESHKGHSANFLSKEVGQQLPVYHRMSRDSLLQRMQHGGTQNANECLNSVIWARCPKTVFVGRSRLAAAASMAIATFNEGASAMLSVMERLWLESTVITLSEMSASDTVRVAKAEATLNASSKRKRKVVSSAKKIKRHQQELKEGPTYGAGMS